A genomic window from Silene latifolia isolate original U9 population chromosome Y, ASM4854445v1, whole genome shotgun sequence includes:
- the LOC141630972 gene encoding uncharacterized protein LOC141630972, whose product MPLPMEMAAPESYADSPFTDDIATVALPKGFSVPTMTLFDGTADPCDHISQFKQKMMVTAATRASKEACMCKGFGSTLTRVALQWFVGLPNGAIGSFVDLVNAFNQQFSKEMENTQAAKRLVQDRPGNRQGLDKESSLYKELTMYLCERFHEVQQRATAALRLEEDIQARKGVTNFDKTSRKFAVEKKDERAKPYSRPNISRITKKTQQIDDSPHPPKLSEYGFNTGMEGLLKALRSLGDQVRWPKPPTKDRPNDDRDSSKRCERHQDIGHKTEDCYRL is encoded by the exons ATGCCTCTGCCTATGGAGATGGCTGCACCAGAAAGCTATGCTGACTCACCGTTTACTGACGATATAGCTACAGTGGCCTTACCAAAAGGATTTAGCGTCCCAACAATGACCCTGTTCGACGGAACCGCAGACCCCTGTGATCACATCAGTCaattcaagcagaagatgatggttACTGCCGCCACGAGAGCCTCAAAGGAGGCATGTATGTGTAAAGGATTCGGTTCAACCCTAACCAGAGTagcattacaatggttcgttGGCTTGCCTAACGGGGCCATAGGTTCATTCGTTGATCTAGTCAACGCATTTAACCAACAGTTCTCCAAAGAAATGGAGAACACCCAAGCAGCCAAGCGACTTGTACAGGATCGTCCAGGAAATAG GCAGGGCCTAGATAAGGAATCCAGCCTCTACAAAGAATTAACGATGTACCTTTGTGAGAGATTTCATGAAGTCCAGCAGAGAGCTACAGCGGCATTAAGGTTAGAAGAAGACATACAGGCTCGAAAGGGAGTAACAAACTTCGACAAGACAAGCAGGAAATTTGCAGTAGAAAAGAAAGACGAACGAGCTAAGCCATACAGCAGACCCAACATCAGCAGAATAACAAAAAAAACTCAGCAAATTGACGACTCTCCGCATCCCCCTAAACTATCTGAGTACGGATTCAACACGGGAATGGAAGGACTGCTGAAAGCACTTAGAAGCCTGGGTGATCAGGTGAGGTGGCCGAAGCCTCCCACTAAGGACCGACCCAACGACGACAGAGACAGCAGCAAGAGATGCGAAAGGCACCAGGACATAGGTCACAAGACAGAAGACTGCTACAGGTTGTGA